A window of the Yersinia rochesterensis genome harbors these coding sequences:
- the mraZ gene encoding division/cell wall cluster transcriptional repressor MraZ yields the protein MFRGATMVNLDSKGRLAVPTRYRDLLNEESQGQMVCTIDLHQPCLLLYTLPAWEVIEQKLSRLSSMNPAERRVQRLLLGHASECQMDGAGRLLIAGTLRQHAGLNKEVMLVGQFNKFELWDEQTWYQQVKDDIDAEQSTQEPLSERLQDLSL from the coding sequence ATGTTTCGTGGGGCAACGATGGTTAACCTCGACAGCAAAGGGCGGCTTGCCGTACCTACCCGTTACCGGGATTTGCTGAATGAGGAATCGCAGGGCCAGATGGTCTGTACCATAGACCTTCACCAACCATGTCTGTTGCTTTATACACTCCCCGCATGGGAAGTCATTGAACAAAAATTATCTCGTCTGTCGAGCATGAACCCAGCTGAACGTCGAGTTCAGCGTTTGCTGTTAGGGCATGCCAGTGAATGTCAGATGGACGGAGCTGGGCGGTTACTGATTGCAGGAACATTGCGTCAGCACGCCGGGCTGAATAAAGAAGTGATGCTGGTTGGGCAGTTCAATAAGTTTGAACTGTGGGATGAACAGACCTGGTATCAACAAGTCAAGGATGACATCGACGCAGAACAGTCGACTCAGGAACCTCTTTCTGAGCGGCTACAGGACTTATCGCTATAA
- the ilvI gene encoding acetolactate synthase 3 large subunit, protein MEMLSGAEMVVRSLIDQGVKHVFGYPGGAVLDIYDALHTVGGIDHVLVRHEQGAVHMADGYARATGEVGVVLVTSGPGATNAITGIATAYMDSVPMVVLSGQVPSSLIGYDAFQECDMVGISRPVVKHSFLVKRTEDIPTVLKKAFYLASTGRPGPVVIDLPKDIVGPAVKMPYAYPEQVSLRSYNPTVQGHRGQIKRALQTILAAKRPIMYVGGGAINSACHQELLTFAEKLNLPVTSSLMGLGSFPGTHRQSVGMLGMHGTFEANMAMHNTDLIFAVGVRFDDRTTNNLAKYCPNATVVHIDIDPTSISKTVEADIPIVGDAKQVLTQMLDLLPQIDCAQDFDSLRDWWQSIEQWRARDCLGYDKKSGKIKPQAVIEALHRLTKGDAYVTSDVGQHQMFAALYYPFDKPRHWINSGGLGTMGFGLPAALGVKLALPNETVVCVTGDGSIQMNIQELSTALQYNLPVLVLNLNNRYLGMVKQWQDMIYSGRHSQSYMDSLPDFVKLAEAYGHIGVSIRTPDELESKLADALTQLSKTERLVFVDVTVDETEHVYPMQIRGGGMDEMWLSKTERT, encoded by the coding sequence ATGGAGATGTTGTCAGGAGCCGAGATGGTTGTCCGATCGTTAATCGATCAGGGCGTTAAGCATGTATTCGGTTATCCCGGCGGGGCCGTACTTGATATCTACGATGCCCTGCACACGGTCGGAGGCATCGATCACGTGCTGGTGCGCCACGAACAAGGTGCAGTTCACATGGCCGATGGTTATGCACGAGCTACGGGCGAGGTTGGTGTGGTGCTGGTGACGTCCGGCCCCGGTGCAACCAATGCGATTACCGGTATTGCGACGGCGTATATGGATTCAGTGCCGATGGTGGTGCTTTCTGGTCAGGTACCTAGCTCACTGATTGGCTATGATGCTTTCCAGGAGTGTGACATGGTTGGGATCTCCCGCCCGGTGGTCAAACACAGCTTCCTGGTCAAGCGCACCGAAGATATTCCAACTGTATTGAAAAAAGCATTTTATCTGGCGTCGACAGGCCGCCCTGGGCCGGTAGTCATTGATCTGCCAAAGGATATTGTTGGCCCAGCAGTCAAAATGCCTTATGCCTATCCAGAGCAGGTCAGCTTGCGCTCTTATAATCCGACGGTGCAAGGTCATCGCGGGCAGATTAAACGCGCGCTGCAAACTATTCTGGCGGCTAAAAGGCCGATTATGTATGTCGGGGGCGGGGCGATTAACTCGGCTTGCCACCAAGAGCTACTGACATTCGCTGAGAAGCTGAATTTACCGGTCACCAGTTCTCTGATGGGGCTGGGGAGCTTCCCTGGGACTCATCGCCAAAGTGTCGGCATGTTGGGGATGCATGGGACGTTTGAGGCCAATATGGCCATGCACAATACTGATCTGATTTTTGCTGTGGGCGTGCGCTTTGATGACCGCACCACCAATAATCTGGCGAAATATTGCCCGAATGCGACTGTGGTACACATTGATATCGACCCAACATCTATATCAAAAACTGTGGAAGCTGATATCCCGATTGTCGGCGATGCCAAACAAGTTTTGACGCAAATGCTGGACTTATTGCCGCAGATTGATTGCGCACAAGATTTCGATAGTTTGCGTGATTGGTGGCAATCCATTGAACAATGGCGTGCCCGTGATTGTCTTGGCTACGATAAAAAGAGTGGCAAAATTAAACCGCAGGCGGTGATTGAAGCACTGCATCGCCTGACCAAGGGTGACGCTTATGTCACGTCAGATGTCGGCCAACATCAAATGTTCGCTGCACTTTACTATCCTTTTGATAAACCACGCCATTGGATCAACTCCGGCGGTTTGGGCACCATGGGCTTTGGTCTGCCCGCAGCCCTTGGGGTGAAACTGGCTTTACCTAATGAAACCGTGGTGTGTGTTACCGGTGATGGCAGTATCCAAATGAATATTCAGGAATTATCTACTGCGCTGCAATACAACTTGCCAGTGTTGGTTTTGAACCTGAATAACCGCTATCTCGGCATGGTGAAACAATGGCAGGATATGATTTATTCTGGCCGACATTCACAGTCTTACATGGATTCTCTGCCTGATTTCGTCAAATTGGCGGAAGCTTATGGTCATATTGGTGTTTCCATTCGGACACCGGATGAGTTGGAAAGCAAACTGGCCGATGCTTTGACACAATTATCCAAGACTGAACGTCTGGTATTTGTGGATGTGACTGTCGATGAAACAGAGCATGTTTACCCAATGCAGATTCGCGGTGGTGGCATGGACGAAATGTGGCTTAGTAAAACGGAGAGGACATAA
- a CDS encoding L-alanine exporter AlaE, which produces MFSTESRLRSAAADTFALVVYCFVIGMIIEIVISGMTFQQSLSSRLVSIPVNILIAWPYGVYRDAFIRFARSHAGEHFWAKSLADLLAYVSFQSPVYAIILWSVGADLEQITTAVASNALVSMAMGVAYGYFLEYCRRLFRVAGYV; this is translated from the coding sequence ATGTTTTCTACTGAGTCCCGTCTGCGTAGTGCAGCAGCCGATACTTTTGCACTCGTGGTGTATTGTTTTGTCATCGGCATGATAATTGAAATCGTGATCTCGGGAATGACTTTCCAGCAGTCACTCTCTTCGCGGCTGGTTTCGATTCCAGTCAACATCCTTATTGCCTGGCCCTACGGCGTGTATCGGGATGCTTTCATCCGTTTTGCGCGTAGTCATGCGGGAGAGCATTTTTGGGCGAAAAGTCTGGCCGACTTACTGGCCTATGTCAGCTTCCAATCACCGGTTTATGCCATAATTTTATGGTCGGTCGGAGCTGATTTAGAGCAAATCACCACAGCGGTTGCGAGTAACGCCTTGGTTTCAATGGCAATGGGCGTGGCTTATGGTTACTTTTTGGAGTATTGCCGCAGGTTATTCCGTGTCGCGGGCTATGTCTGA
- the cra gene encoding catabolite repressor/activator, translated as MKLDEIARLAGVSRTTASYVINGKAKQYRVSDKTVDKVMAVVREHNYHPNAVAAGLRAGRTRSIGLVIPDLENTSYTRIANYLERQARQRGYQLLIACSEDQPDNEMRCIEHLLQRQVDAIIVSTALPPEHPFYQRWANDPLPIIALDRALDREHFISVVGADQEDAQMLAQELRSFPAESVLYLGALPELSVSFLREMGFREAWKDDPRKVDFLYANSYERDAAGVLFAEWLKTHPMPQALFTTSFQLLQGVMDVTLKQSGRLPANLAIATFGDNELLDFLECPVLAVAQRHRDVAERVLELVLASLDEPHKPKPGLTRIRRNLFRRGSLSRK; from the coding sequence GTGAAACTGGATGAAATCGCGCGCCTTGCGGGTGTTTCGCGCACTACGGCCAGTTATGTCATTAATGGCAAAGCGAAACAGTATCGGGTCAGCGATAAAACAGTAGACAAAGTTATGGCGGTTGTCAGGGAACATAACTATCACCCAAATGCTGTCGCGGCAGGGTTGCGCGCGGGCAGAACCCGTTCGATCGGCTTGGTTATCCCGGATCTGGAGAATACCAGCTACACCCGTATCGCCAATTATTTGGAGCGACAGGCTCGCCAGCGGGGTTATCAACTACTGATCGCCTGTTCTGAAGATCAACCAGATAATGAAATGCGCTGTATTGAGCACTTGTTACAGCGCCAGGTTGACGCCATCATTGTTTCGACCGCCTTGCCGCCGGAGCACCCGTTTTATCAGCGCTGGGCAAATGATCCATTACCGATAATTGCGCTGGATCGCGCACTTGATCGGGAGCATTTCATCAGTGTCGTCGGTGCGGATCAAGAAGATGCACAGATGTTGGCGCAAGAGCTGCGTTCTTTCCCGGCGGAGTCCGTCTTGTATCTGGGCGCACTGCCAGAACTGTCAGTCAGCTTCCTGCGGGAGATGGGGTTCCGTGAGGCGTGGAAAGATGATCCGCGGAAGGTCGATTTCTTGTATGCCAATAGCTACGAGCGCGACGCCGCGGGTGTGCTGTTCGCTGAATGGTTGAAGACCCATCCAATGCCACAGGCATTGTTTACCACCTCATTCCAGCTGTTACAGGGCGTTATGGATGTCACGTTAAAACAAAGTGGCCGTCTGCCTGCTAATCTGGCGATTGCTACTTTTGGTGATAATGAGCTATTGGATTTCCTCGAGTGCCCAGTATTGGCGGTGGCACAGCGCCACCGTGATGTTGCTGAGCGCGTGCTGGAGTTAGTATTAGCTAGCTTAGATGAACCTCATAAACCAAAACCGGGCTTAACCCGCATTCGCCGCAATCTGTTCCGCCGCGGCAGTTTAAGCCGCAAATAG
- a CDS encoding AMP-dependent synthetase/ligase has translation MTQLLDKYHLVRRLRQQISQRADKVAFREWSPEGENQLTWRQIDTHVTRISAALLSLGVAIQERVGIFANNSMAWSLADLAILQIRGVSVPLYATNTTAQAVYVMNDADVRILFVGGQAQFDVAITLKPLCPQLSQIVVLDPHVDLRGCEYAQHLADFEQQPDAVLQHLLTARIDGCDLSDLFTLIYTSGTTGEPKGVMLEYRNMAAQLYLHDQRLTLTPEDTSLSFLPLSHVFERAWSFYVMHTGAQNVYISDTNWVRAAMQAVKPTVMCAVPRFYEKVFSAINDKVASAKWHRRMLFNWAVRCGERKFQALQSGQTSSWLSEQMFKLADRLVLSKLRDLLGGKVRFLPAAGARLDDNIILFFQAIGVNIKYGYGMTETCATVSCWEDKDFRFGSIGKPLPGIEVRLGAENEIQVRGPVVMRGYFNKPQETAESLTEDGWLKTGDAGALDAQGNLFITERLKDLMKTSGGKYIAPQMIEGTLNQDRFIEQVAIIADTRKFVSALIVPCFESLEEYAHSINLKYHDRLELLRHSHIVSLFEQRLKDMQKELAKFEQVKRFTLLPQAFTMETGELTPTMKLRRKIILQNYQNEIDSMYRD, from the coding sequence ATGACTCAACTATTAGATAAATATCACCTTGTGCGCCGGTTGCGCCAACAAATAAGCCAGAGAGCTGACAAGGTCGCGTTCCGTGAATGGTCGCCAGAAGGCGAAAATCAACTGACCTGGCGGCAGATTGATACTCATGTGACGCGAATTTCAGCGGCTTTGTTGTCTTTGGGTGTTGCAATCCAAGAGCGTGTTGGGATTTTTGCTAATAACAGCATGGCTTGGTCATTAGCCGATTTAGCTATTTTACAAATTCGCGGTGTGAGCGTGCCGTTGTACGCCACCAATACAACCGCTCAAGCTGTTTATGTAATGAATGATGCTGATGTGCGCATTTTATTTGTCGGTGGACAAGCGCAGTTTGATGTCGCAATTACACTCAAGCCGCTATGCCCACAATTGAGCCAAATTGTGGTATTAGACCCCCATGTAGATTTACGTGGCTGTGAATATGCCCAACATTTAGCTGATTTTGAACAGCAGCCAGATGCGGTTCTGCAACATTTATTAACCGCACGTATAGATGGTTGCGATTTAAGTGATTTATTCACATTGATTTATACTTCGGGCACGACCGGCGAGCCGAAAGGGGTGATGCTGGAGTACCGGAATATGGCCGCTCAGCTCTATTTGCATGACCAGCGCTTGACCCTGACACCTGAAGATACCTCTCTTAGTTTCCTGCCGCTGTCTCATGTGTTTGAGCGGGCCTGGAGTTTCTATGTCATGCATACCGGCGCGCAAAATGTGTATATCAGTGACACCAATTGGGTGCGAGCCGCGATGCAGGCAGTAAAACCGACGGTTATGTGTGCGGTTCCGCGCTTCTACGAAAAAGTGTTCAGCGCTATAAATGATAAAGTTGCCTCGGCAAAATGGCATCGCCGGATGTTATTTAACTGGGCGGTTCGGTGCGGCGAGCGCAAATTCCAAGCTTTGCAAAGTGGGCAAACCTCCTCGTGGCTCTCAGAGCAGATGTTTAAGCTGGCGGATCGTCTGGTATTGAGTAAATTGCGCGACCTGCTGGGGGGGAAAGTGCGTTTCTTACCGGCCGCCGGTGCACGGCTGGATGACAATATTATTCTGTTTTTCCAGGCCATTGGCGTCAATATCAAGTACGGCTATGGTATGACAGAAACCTGCGCCACGGTTTCTTGTTGGGAGGATAAAGACTTCCGGTTTGGTTCTATCGGTAAGCCATTACCGGGGATCGAAGTGCGTTTGGGCGCTGAAAATGAAATTCAAGTGCGCGGCCCGGTTGTCATGCGCGGCTATTTCAATAAACCTCAAGAGACCGCAGAATCTCTCACTGAGGATGGTTGGCTCAAAACCGGTGATGCCGGTGCGCTAGATGCTCAGGGGAATTTATTCATCACCGAGCGGCTGAAAGATTTGATGAAAACATCGGGCGGAAAATACATTGCGCCGCAGATGATTGAGGGCACTCTCAATCAGGATCGCTTTATCGAGCAAGTTGCGATTATTGCCGATACCCGCAAATTTGTTTCGGCGCTGATTGTCCCGTGCTTCGAATCGCTGGAAGAATATGCGCATTCGATAAACCTGAAATATCACGACCGGCTCGAACTGTTACGTCATAGTCATATTGTCAGTTTGTTCGAGCAACGGCTGAAAGATATGCAAAAAGAGCTGGCAAAGTTCGAGCAAGTTAAGCGCTTTACTCTGTTGCCGCAGGCTTTCACGATGGAAACAGGTGAATTGACACCTACTATGAAATTACGGCGTAAAATCATTCTCCAGAACTATCAGAATGAAATTGACTCCATGTACCGCGATTAA
- the leuO gene encoding transcriptional regulator LeuO translates to MFEHNLGIDSQVTKKEGSDVHLRSVDLNLLTVFDAVMQMHNVTRAAQSLGMSQPAVSNAVARLKVMFNDELFVRYGRGIQPTARARQLFGPVRQALQLVQNELPGAGFEAKSSGRVFNLSICSPLDIRLTAQIIQQVNQLAPSVQLIIRSYLNENIEHQLRYQETEFVIGYTKFERSDFHDISLSLDESVLAVSKDHPRIDNSITQEQLLSELHAVVSLDKVGSFSELYYDSTISSQTIAYESTDMNSVLNIVSQTSLVAIAPRWLVQTYSEALNLKLIPLPWEETCRSCYLTWHESTDRDKGHQWMKELLGQLSIPS, encoded by the coding sequence ATGTTTGAACACAACTTAGGAATCGACAGTCAAGTCACTAAAAAGGAAGGGAGCGACGTCCATTTACGCAGTGTCGACCTCAATCTATTAACTGTTTTCGATGCTGTGATGCAAATGCATAATGTGACACGTGCTGCACAGTCACTGGGGATGTCCCAGCCTGCAGTGAGCAACGCCGTTGCTCGTCTCAAAGTGATGTTTAATGACGAGCTGTTTGTTCGCTATGGCCGAGGTATCCAGCCAACCGCCAGAGCGCGCCAGCTTTTTGGGCCGGTACGACAGGCATTACAATTAGTGCAAAATGAGTTGCCAGGTGCGGGGTTTGAAGCCAAAAGTAGTGGGCGAGTATTTAATTTATCTATTTGTAGCCCTCTGGATATTAGGCTAACCGCACAAATCATACAGCAGGTTAATCAATTAGCACCCAGTGTTCAGCTCATTATTAGATCTTATCTTAATGAGAATATTGAACATCAGTTACGTTATCAAGAAACCGAATTTGTTATCGGTTATACCAAGTTCGAACGCTCCGATTTTCATGATATATCATTATCCTTGGATGAATCCGTTTTGGCAGTGTCTAAAGATCACCCGCGTATTGATAATTCAATCACTCAAGAACAACTTCTTTCTGAATTACATGCGGTGGTGTCCTTAGATAAAGTAGGTTCTTTCAGTGAGCTTTATTATGATTCGACCATCAGTAGCCAAACTATCGCTTATGAAAGCACGGATATGAACAGTGTGCTGAATATTGTCTCTCAAACTAGCCTTGTTGCAATTGCGCCTCGTTGGTTAGTTCAAACATACAGCGAGGCCCTTAATCTGAAACTTATCCCGTTACCGTGGGAGGAAACATGTCGCTCATGTTATCTCACTTGGCATGAATCAACGGATAGAGATAAGGGACATCAATGGATGAAAGAATTACTCGGCCAGCTTAGTATTCCTTCTTAA
- the ilvN gene encoding acetolactate synthase small subunit — MRRRILSVLLENESGALSRVVGLFSQRGYNIESLTVAPTDDPTLSRMTIQTVGDAKVLEQIEKQLHKLVDVLRVSELVSGSHVEREIMLVKLQANGYGREEVKRCAEIFRGQIVDVTATLYTVQLAGTSDKLDAFLNAVREVAEIVEVARSGIVGVSRGDKIMR, encoded by the coding sequence ATGCGCCGCCGGATTTTATCAGTTCTGCTGGAAAACGAATCAGGTGCCCTATCAAGAGTGGTCGGCCTGTTTTCTCAGCGCGGTTATAACATTGAAAGTTTGACGGTTGCGCCGACCGATGACCCGACACTGTCCAGAATGACCATCCAAACTGTGGGTGATGCTAAAGTTCTGGAACAAATTGAAAAACAGCTACATAAGCTGGTGGATGTCTTGCGGGTTAGCGAGCTGGTTTCGGGGTCACATGTTGAGCGCGAAATCATGCTGGTGAAATTGCAGGCCAACGGCTACGGGCGTGAAGAAGTAAAGCGCTGCGCTGAAATCTTCCGTGGGCAGATTGTGGATGTTACCGCCACGCTTTATACCGTGCAGCTTGCCGGTACCAGCGACAAACTGGATGCATTTTTGAATGCCGTGCGGGAAGTGGCCGAAATTGTTGAGGTTGCTCGCTCCGGTATTGTCGGTGTCTCCCGTGGCGACAAGATAATGCGTTAA